A single Spirochaeta isovalerica DNA region contains:
- a CDS encoding VOC family protein has protein sequence MKQDIVHIALVVKDYDEAIEFYTKKLHFTLIEDTYQPEQDKRWVVVSPPGSTGTTILLARASKPEQTDFIGAQSGGRVFLFLNTDDFWRDYKDMVSKGIEFVRPPKEADYGFVAVFKDLYGNLWDLLELKKEHHISQRFS, from the coding sequence ATGAAACAAGATATTGTCCATATAGCATTGGTTGTTAAAGATTATGATGAAGCAATCGAGTTTTATACTAAAAAATTACATTTCACTCTTATTGAAGATACATATCAGCCTGAACAGGATAAGCGCTGGGTCGTGGTTTCTCCTCCTGGCTCAACAGGCACAACTATATTACTCGCAAGGGCATCTAAACCAGAGCAAACAGATTTTATTGGAGCGCAATCTGGAGGAAGAGTTTTTCTTTTTCTGAATACAGATGACTTCTGGAGAGATTACAAAGATATGGTATCCAAAGGAATAGAATTTGTAAGGCCACCCAAAGAAGCTGATTATGGCTTTGTTGCTGTTTTTAAGGATCTATATGGAAATCTCTGGGATTTGCTGGAATTAAAAAAAGAGCATCATATTAGTCAGCGATTTAGCTAA
- the vapC gene encoding type II toxin-antitoxin system tRNA(fMet)-specific endonuclease VapC, protein MYILDTNICIFAIKKKSPNLLDKISEHLSDGIYISSLTVAELEYGVSNSQYPEKNRIALLEFLSIFNILDFKESDAVPYGMIKTNLRRNGNIIGPIDMLLAAQGISNTMTMVTNNLKEFERVEGLKIEDWS, encoded by the coding sequence ATGTATATCCTAGATACAAATATCTGCATCTTTGCAATTAAAAAGAAATCCCCCAATTTATTAGATAAAATATCAGAGCATTTGAGCGATGGGATCTACATCTCTTCACTAACAGTAGCAGAATTGGAATATGGTGTATCGAATAGTCAATATCCTGAAAAGAATAGAATAGCCTTGCTGGAATTCCTTTCAATTTTCAACATTCTGGATTTCAAAGAATCAGATGCAGTACCATATGGAATGATCAAAACCAATCTTAGAAGAAATGGAAACATAATCGGTCCGATCGACATGTTACTAGCAGCTCAAGGAATCTCGAATACTATGACTATGGTTACAAACAATCTAAAAGAGTTTGAACGAGTAGAAGGTTTGAAAATAGAAGATTGGTCTTAA
- the vapB gene encoding type II toxin-antitoxin system antitoxin VapB, which produces MQTAKLFMNGRSQAVRLPKEYQFLGEDVIIQKHGDAVILLPHDKAWETFLHGLNSFSDDFMHDGRDQNIDQERETF; this is translated from the coding sequence ATGCAGACAGCAAAATTATTCATGAATGGTCGTAGCCAAGCGGTTAGGTTGCCAAAAGAATATCAATTTCTTGGAGAGGATGTAATAATTCAGAAACACGGAGATGCTGTAATTTTATTACCTCATGATAAAGCATGGGAGACTTTCCTTCACGGATTGAACTCCTTTAGTGATGATTTTATGCATGATGGTAGAGATCAGAACATAGACCAGGAAAGAGAAACATTTTAA